Genomic segment of uncultured Tolumonas sp.:
GGTTTCACCTTTGGTATTGTTCAGTACGGTCAGTTGTCCGCCCAGCACTTCTGCATTACCAACGACTTGTTGATAGCGTTTAGATTCAACACCGGGTGTTTTTAATTTTGTCGTACCAATTAAATGAACATCAGCGGGGAGCTTGAAGTTTGTTGCTTCAGCACCTTTGAGGGCTATAAATTCCGCGTGGTTATGTCTGGAAAGATCGGGTGCTGCATTAACAGCATTAGTAAGTAATAAAAAAAAGAGTAGAATAGCAAAAATTGATTTCATTTTGCAACCTCATGTCGGTTATTTCAACGCATGGATTTGTTTGACGCTCGCGGTGTGTTGTTAGATAAATGTTAATTTAGGTAAATATAGTAGGTATTTTTAATACATGTTTAAGCGGGGCATTTGACAGCAAATATGTTCGCCATCAACTCACTCTGTATCAGTAAAATATGGGAATGCGGCAGGGGATCTATCGACACGAACTTCACACAAGATAGACCAAGAACATTGCTGGTGATACTTCAAAGAGGGATAGAACCCCTCACAAAGTGGTGAGGGGTAGGAAGATATTACAGCGTTTCGCCGTTGCTGCTGATCACGGTCTGATACCAGTAGAAGCTCTTTTTGCGGCTTCTTGCCATGGTGCCAGTGCCATCATCGTGTTTATCAACATAGACGAAGCCGTAACGTTTACGGTATTCGCCCGTTGTGAATGACACACAATCCAGACAACCCCAAGGTGTATAACCCATCAGATCAACGCCATCCACAGCGACCGCTTTTGCCATCTGTTCGATATGCGCTTTCAGATAATCAATACGGTAATCGTCGTTGATTTCGCCATTGGCTTCGACTTTATCGTAGGCTCCAAAACCATTTTCAACGATAAATAATGGCTTTTGATAACGCTCATAAAGTACGTTCATGGAATAACGCAGCCCAACCGGGTCAATCGGCCAGCCCCAATCAGAAGCTTTAATATGTGGGTTTGGCACACTACCAGCGGTGATGCCAGAATCACTGCCTTGGTCACCTGATTTAACGGTATTCGTCATGTAATAACTAAAGCCCAAATAATCAGCACAACCTGCTTTCAAGATTTGTGCATCTTCAGGCGTAATTTCAATATTGTAACCTTTACGTTCCCACTCTTTCAGTGCATAAGCAGGGTATTCACCACGCATATGTACATCACTGAAAATAAAATGCTTATGCATTTTTTCGACAGAATACATCATGTCATCGGGGTTACATGAATACGGGTAGTAAGGGATAAAACCAATCATGCAGCCTATTTTGAAATCAGCGTTGATTTCATGGCCTAATTTAACTACTTTCGCACTGGCAACTAATTGATGGTGTACCACTTGGAACATGGTTTCTTCCGGGCGCTCATAGTCATTAAACACCACACCTGAACAACAATAACCAAACAAAGGGTATTGGTATTTGGCCTGATTATTAATTTCGTTAAATGTCATCCAATATTTAACTTTGTTTTTATAACGACGCATAACAGTGTCAGAATAATGCACAAAGAAATCAATAACTTTGCGGTTAGTCCAGCCACCGTATTCTTTCACCAGATGTAACGGCATTTCAAAGTGGGAGAGGGTGATAACTGGTTCGATATTATATTTTAATAATTCATCGAAAAATTCATCGTAGAATTTGAGGCCTTCTTCGTTTGGTTCTTGCTCATCCCCGTTCGGGAAAATACGAGTCCAGGCAATAGATGTGCGAAAACATTTAAAACCCATTTCAGCAAAAAGCGCGACATCTTCTTTGAAATGATGATAAAAATCAGTTGCCTCATGATTCGGGTAATAAACACCATCTTGGATGTCATCTGTGATCACGCGATCTTCATTCACTGAACCACCGGAGAGAACATCACAGATACTCAGGCCTTTACCACCCTGATTGTAACCACCCTCAACCTGATGCGCTGCAACAGCGCCGCCCCATAAGAAACTATCCGGTAATTTATAAGACATACTGATTAATACCTTTAATATTGTGTGCGTTAAATCTTAGTTAAAGAAGCCGGTAGCGAATGTTTTCGGCACAGAGAAAACAAAATGAAACCGGTTTCATTTTATTATAAGCGACTTTTATATACATGTCTAATAGGTACTAATTGAGGCTAAATATAATCAGATCCAGCAAGGCCATCTCTAGCTGGTCGCTACAGGCCAGTGAACATGACTGATAAATCACCGCGCCCAGACGCAGCCATTCCCATAACTCAGAACGAAGTGAATAAAGGCACGAAACGAGGCGACACAGGCACCTTCCGCAAACAAAATGATGGGTAGGCGCGCGTCGCTGGGCAGATGAAAATGGAGTTGTGGTGTCATCGAAAAACTGATACTCATTTGTGACGATTAAGCAACGTCAGTATCGGATGTTGCAATCTTGGTGTCAGTGATTATTTGTCTGATCTTAAAATGACAATATTAAAAGATAGATGCTATCTATAAAAATTAAATGCCGCATCAGAAGATAATGCATTTAATTTTCATGTGTCATGATAAGAAAATATAATGACCATATTTGTTATATCTATGAATATTAGATGTTAGTAGGACAAACCACTTTTTTTGGTTTTAAATGGTAAAGCTCAACGTGAGGGTGACTAAAGAACCCAACTTCCCACGGGTTTTTCTGAATAAAGGCTTCTCGGATCGGTTCAAATAACGGATGTTCTGCCGGGATCTGAAATGCATCTGCTTCAATAATTGTGTAATTCCATTCAATAGCATGTGTGTACGTAAAAACAGCTCTTGAATCAATGGCGAAATGGCAATAGTGTTCTTTTTTTAGCAATTTCGATTTAAATGTTTCTGGGAACGTGATGAAAAATATATCGTCTTCTTCGGAGGAGAGAAACGCCATTACGGTCGTATGAGGCTGCCCGATAGCTTGAGTGACCAGAACACCGATCTTATTTTCAACTTCACGTAAATCAGGAATAGGGAGTGCTGTTAACGGTGTAATGGGTAAGCTAGTTGGAATGCGATCATCGGCAGGATGTTGATAGTTATCAATCGCATAGTTGTAGACAATTTTATTGCCGTACCATAGCTCAAATTGAATGGGTATTACATAAACTCTATTAGCAGATATTTGGGTTACTTGTCCTTTATATGAGCCTCGATATACGTGTAAATCTGCATCGTACTCATCTATTCCAGTTCTGTTATCCAGATGAACTGTTACTTTGTCACCTATTGATAATTGATGCCCTTTCGGAAATGTTAGGATTAAGTTGTCATTATCCAAAATATCAACGCCACAAACATAAACTTTTGTATCTACGTTGTTTCTGTAATTAGCTGCAATACCTAGTACCGGTGAACCAAGAAAAGACATTAATCCCGAATTATTGCTCATAAAGTTGTCCACTTGCGAAATAATCAGTGTAGTGCAGATAATACATCGAAAATCCAAAATAAATATACAGGCTAGAGTAGTCTATATATCCAACAGTGATTTTTGTTGCAGTGTGTATTTTATCAATCAGGATGTCTGCTGGAATGGTTGTCTTATCGTAAGCTGGATGTCTGATGTTTCAACATTTCAGTGATCTCATCTAATGCCACACCTGAAGATAGATTGACAATAGCTGGGTGAAAAATGGAAATATTCGGGTGAATATTGATGACATGACAGTGCGACAACGCGTTAGGGATAATTTCTGATTCAGGTAAAAATGCAGCCCCTTCGATACCTGACTCCAATAGTTGGAGCAACATACGCGGTTGCGATACATGCATGATCACGTTGGGGTGTATGCCTTGTTTTCTGATCTGATCAATTAAATATTCAAAGATACCGGTTCCGCCAATTCGATGCAGTGATACCAACGGAAAGTTGGCAATTTGCGTGAATGACAAAGAGGTTGGGTGTTCTGCAGGTAGTAGCGATTTACTGACAACAGCTGACAGTTTGATTGGTGCTAAATGGGTAATGTTATAGCCTTCGGTGTTTTTTGGCGTTTGTACCAAAATGACATCTAACATGCCTTGTGTGAGTAAGAACTCTAAATGGCTGGAATCAGAAACCGAGATCCTAAGCTCTAGGTTTGGGTTGCTTTTTTG
This window contains:
- a CDS encoding 6-phospho-beta-glucosidase; translated protein: MSYKLPDSFLWGGAVAAHQVEGGYNQGGKGLSICDVLSGGSVNEDRVITDDIQDGVYYPNHEATDFYHHFKEDVALFAEMGFKCFRTSIAWTRIFPNGDEQEPNEEGLKFYDEFFDELLKYNIEPVITLSHFEMPLHLVKEYGGWTNRKVIDFFVHYSDTVMRRYKNKVKYWMTFNEINNQAKYQYPLFGYCCSGVVFNDYERPEETMFQVVHHQLVASAKVVKLGHEINADFKIGCMIGFIPYYPYSCNPDDMMYSVEKMHKHFIFSDVHMRGEYPAYALKEWERKGYNIEITPEDAQILKAGCADYLGFSYYMTNTVKSGDQGSDSGITAGSVPNPHIKASDWGWPIDPVGLRYSMNVLYERYQKPLFIVENGFGAYDKVEANGEINDDYRIDYLKAHIEQMAKAVAVDGVDLMGYTPWGCLDCVSFTTGEYRKRYGFVYVDKHDDGTGTMARSRKKSFYWYQTVISSNGETL
- a CDS encoding LysR family transcriptional regulator, whose translation is MDLKRLRYFCTVAEQGSITKASELLHIAQPALSKRLSELEEELGTKLLTRNGREMQLTEAGAFLYQRACLILRNVADVCRETILFANNERKILKIGVSYLYENYFTPLLADLQKSNPNLELRISVSDSSHLEFLLTQGMLDVILVQTPKNTEGYNITHLAPIKLSAVVSKSLLPAEHPTSLSFTQIANFPLVSLHRIGGTGIFEYLIDQIRKQGIHPNVIMHVSQPRMLLQLLESGIEGAAFLPESEIIPNALSHCHVINIHPNISIFHPAIVNLSSGVALDEITEMLKHQTSSLR